TCAAGCAGAGAGCGGCGGCGATGGCACGGAGCGGCATGGCTGGAGGGAATCTATCCGGCTTGCTGGGGTTCTGGGCCACCAATAGATTCCCCGCCCCATGTCCTCCACCGACACGAAGGCAGCGAAGCTCATCCGCAAGTGCGTCATCCCCGCCGCCGGCCTGGGCACCCGTTTCCTCCCGGCCACCAAGGCCGTGCCGAAGGAGATGCTGCCCATCGTCGACACGCCCACCCTCCAGTACATCGTCGAGGAGGCGGTGAAGGCCGGCATGGAGGACGTCGTCGTCATCAACGGCCGCGGCAAGGGCGCCATCGAGGACCACTTCGACATCGCGTTCGAGCTGGAGACCACGATGCGCGCGCGCGGCAAGACGGCGGAGGCGGACCGGATGCGCGCCATCGCGAACCTGGTGCGCATCATCAGCGTGCGCCAGAAAGAGCCGCTGGGCCTGGGCCACGCGGTGCTGTGCGCCAAGAGCGTCATCGGCGACGAGCCCTTCGGCGTCCTCCTGGGCGACGACATGATCGACTCGGAGGATCCGGGCATCGGCCAGCTGGCGCGCATCTACCAGCAGCACCAGAAGGCCGTCATCGCGCTCATGGAGGTCCCCGAGAGCGAGACGCACATGTACGGCATCGCCGCCGGCAAGGACCTGGGCAACGGTGTCATCCAAATCGACCACGTGGTGGAGAAGCCCAAGAAGGGCACCGCCCCGTCGAACCTGGCGGTGATTGGCCGCTACGTGCTGCCCCCGTCCATCTTCCCCATCCTGGAGAAGCAGACCACGGGCGTGGGCGGCGAAATCCAGCTCACGGACGGCCTGGCCACGCTCCAGAAGACCGAAGGTCTGCTGGGCTACAAGTTCCAGGGCCAGCGCTACGACGCCGGTGACAAGGTGGGTTACCTCAAGGCGAACATCGCCTATGCGCTCAAGCGCCCCGACCTGCGCGGAGGACTCCTGGAGTACCTGCGCGAGGTCGTCAAGACGGAGAAGCCGTGAAGCGTCTCATCGCCGTATCCGCAGTCCTCGCCTCCCTGACCGCCGGCGCCTACGTGCTGCCCGGCGGCTCCATCCTGCGGCGCATGGCCACCGCGCGGGAGGAGAAGCGCCTGTCGTCCTTCCGCGTGGAGGGCTCCGTCATCTTCTCCGCCACGGCCGTGGCGGAGGCCGGGGCCGCCCTCAACGTCCCCACGGACCGCCCGGAGCTCCAGGGTGACGGCGTGCTGTCCGTGAAGATCCCGGGCCGCTGCCGCTTCGACGCGAGCTCGCCCGACAGCAGCCTCAAGTCCGCCACCGTGCAGGCCTCCGGCAAGAAGCGCGTGGTGGAGGGCAAGGAGCTGCCCTCCATCTCCGTGCTGGTGACCCAGGTGTGCGCCATCCTCGCGCAGGACGCGGGCAGCGTGCAGGACACCAAGCTCGCCCAGGAGGCGTACCTCCAGGGGCTGGGCATCAACACGAAGGTGACGTCGCTCGCGCGCTTCGGCGGCGAGGTGGCCTACGTCCTGGGAGACCCCGCGGAGAACAAGCCCCAGTTCTGGGTCTACAAGGACGCCTTCCGGCCCGCGCGCCTGCGCTACTCGGACGCGTCCGGGGCGGCCTGGGACGTGCGCTTCCTGGACTACGCCTCGCCGGCCACCGGCGACTGGATGCCCCGCACCGTGGAGGTGTGGAAGGCGGGCCAGCGCGTGGTGCGCTTCACCGCCCTCAAGGCGGACAACCGCTCGGCCGTGCCGGACACGCTCTTCAAGTAGCGGCCCCCGCTTCGATTCGCTTGCGATGGGCGGGGCTGACGGTGAAAGTCCCGCCCGTTCCAGGACCGGGATTTCCCCGGTTCCTGGCTCGGAGGCGATTCGCATGAAGCTCTATGGCAATCCGATGAGCACGTGTACCCGCAAGGTCCTCACCGTCCTGGCGGAGAAGGGCCACCAGGCCGAGTTCATCAACATCGACCTGATGAAGCACGAGCAGAAGACGCCCGAGCACATCGCCCGCCAGCCCTTTGGCGTGGTGCCCGCGCTGGAGCTGGACGACGGCTTCATCATGTACGAGTCGCGCGCCATCGCCCGCTTCCTGGACCGCACCCTGCCGGGCCCGTCGCTGACGCCCGTGGACCCCAAGGCCTACGCGCTGATGGAGCAGTTCATCGGCGTGGAGCAGTCCTACTTCTCCGGCCAGGCCATGAAGATCGTCATGGAGCGCTTCCGGGGCACCAACAACGAGGAGAACGTCGCCAAGGGCCGCGAGGGCATGAAGCGCCCGCTGGAGGTCCTCGACGCCGCGCTGGCGAACCGGCCGTTCCTCGCGGGCAATGACTTCACGCTCGCGGAGGTCTGCTTCGCGCCGTACATGGAGTACCTCTTCGCCATGGGCGAGAAGGACACCATCGCCCCGTACAAGAACGTGATGGCCTGGTGGGACCGCGTGTCCAACCGCCCGTCCGTGAAGAAGGCCCACGGCCGCTAGGCCGCCCGCACGACCCTCTTTCGCTCAAGGCCTCCCGGGCCTCTTCCGACCCTGTCCTCCAGGGCCGGGAGGGGCCCTTCGTGTTTCCAGACGCAAGGGGAATGTCAGACGCCCGGGGCACAGTGGATCCCGGGTGCAGGACGGGCGGGCCGGGGACGTAGAGCGGCAAGAGGGCGGTCATGGAGCAAGAGCACTTCGCGCTGGGTGGTTTTCCGCGGTCACAGGGAGCGACCCCCGCTCGCGGTTCCATTCCGTTGCGGACGCGGCGTACGGAAGTGGGAAGGGAAGTGTCGCAGCGGGATCCCGCCGGTACAGTGCGCCCCGTCGTGAGCGCCACCCCTGCCCAACTTGCCTCTGTCGCCGTGGGCCGTCCCGTGCGCGGGGAGTTCACCTACCTGGTGCCGGAGGCGCTCGCCGGCAACCTCGCCCCGGGCCAGCGCGTGCTCGTGCCCTTCGGCCGGGGCATGGCGCTGGGCTTCTACCTGGGGCCCGCGAACGCGCCGGTGGAAGGGGGCGTTCGGCTCAAGCCCATCCAGCGCGTGCTGGAGGACTCGCCGTCCCTGCCCAAGGACCTCATCGCGCTCCTGCGCTTCACCGCGGAGCACTACCGCTATCCGCTGGGCGAGGTGATCCGCGGCGCGCTGCCGCCGGGCCTCTCCACCGCGGTGGATGAGAAGGAAGCCAGGCCGGACATCCAGTTCTTCGTGGAGGCGCTCGTCACGGAGCTGCCCCCCGCGCTCGCCCGCGCTCCGGCGCAGGCCGCGGTGCTCCAGTACCTCCTGGCGGTGGGCGGAAGGGCGCCGCTGGACGAGGTGACGCACGCCATCCCCGGCGCGCGCGAGACGCTGAAGAAGCTGGCCACGCGCAAGTTCGTGAAGTGGGTGGAGGTGACGCTCCAGCCCGGTGTGCGCGAGGGCCTGGTGCAGAACCGCCCGGACCGCCTCACCCCGGAGCAGGCCCTGGCGGTGAAGGAGCTCCAGGGCGCCGTGGACGTGGGCGGCTTCCAGCCGTACCTCCTGCACGGCGTCACCGGCAGCGGCAAGACGGAGGTGTACCTGCGCGCGGTGGAGCACACGCTCGCGCGCGGCCTGGGCAGCCTGGTGCTGGTGCCCGAAATCGCGCTCACGCCGCAACTGGTGGGGCGCTTCCGCAGCCGCTTCGGCGGCGACGTGGCGGTGCTGCACTCGGGGCTCAAGGACCGCGAGCGGCTGTTCCACTGGCAGGCGCTGCGCAAGGGCACGGTGAAGATCGCGGTCGGCGTGCGCTCCGCGGTGTTCGCGCCGGTGGAGCACCTGGGGCTCATCGTCGTGGACGAGGAGCACGACCCGTCCTTCAAGCAGGACGAGAAGCTGCGCTACCAGGCGCGCGACCTGGCGGTGGTGCGCGGCAAGCAGGCCGGCGCGGTGGTGGTGCTGGGCTCCGCGACGCCTTCGCTGGAGACGCTCCAGAACACGCGCTCTGGCCGCTACAAGCTGATTGAACTGAAGAACCGCGTGGACGACCGGCCCATGCCCTCCATCAGCCTGGTGGACCTGCGCGTGGAGCGTCCGCGCGAGGGCCAGGTGACGGAAGAGGCGCCCATCCTCAGCCCGCAGATGCTCCAGGCCATGGAGGAGACGGTGGCCAAGGGGCAGCAGGTCATCCTGTTCCTCAACCGCCGCGGCCACAGCACCATCCTGCTGTGCGAGGTGTGCGGCCTGTCGCTCAAGTGCCACGACTGCGACGTGTGCATGACGCACCACCGCTCGCAGAACCGGGTGGTGTGCCACTACTGCGGCGTGGCGTTCCCCGTTCCGAACGCCTGCCGCGAGTGCACCGGCCCGCTGCTCAAGCTCGGCATCGGCACGGAGCGCGTGGAGGCGGAGGTCCTGGAGCGGATGCCACACGCACGCGTGGCGCGGCTGGACCGGGACTCCGCGACGAGCGCGGAGAAGCTCACGGAGCTCTTGGCGTCCTTCGCGCGGCGTGAAATCGACGTGCTGGTGGGCACCCAGATGGTGGCCAAGGGGCACGACTTCCCGGGCGTGACGCTGGTGTGCGTGGTGATGGCGGACACGTCCCTGGCGATTCCTGATTTCCGAGCCGCTGAGCGGACCTTCCACCTGTTGACCCAGGTGGCGGGGCGCGCGGGGCGCGGGAAGGACCCGGGCCGGGTGCTGGTGCAGACCTACAACCCGGACGCGGAGCCGGTGAGGCGGATGCTGGCGCACGACTTCGACGGGTTCTCCAAGCAGGAGCTGGAGTGGCGCAAGGCGCTGGCCTATCCGCCCTTCGCGCGCATGGCGGCCGTCCGGCTGGAGGGCGAGCACCCGGAGCAGACGGCGGGCGTGGCGCGCTTCCTGGGGAACCTGGTGGGACGCCACATGCCACCGGCGTCGGCGGGGGTGCGCCTGCTGGGTCCGGCCCTGGCGCCCATTGCCCGCATCCGGGGCAAGACGCGCTGGCAGTTGCTCCTGAAGGCGCCGACACATGCGGCGCTCGCCCCACTGCTCGCCCGGTTGGAGGCGGCGTTGGCGGATGTGCCGAACGGAGTGAAGGTCGTCATCGACGTGGATCCCGGGGCCATGCTGTAGACTCCCGGGCTCCCCCATGGGCGCCTCGGTCCTCCTCGTACACGACGACATCGCCACCATCGCCGCCGTCCGGCGACTGCTGTCCCGCGAAGGGCACGAGGTCATCCTCGCGACCTCCGCCGCGGACGCGCTCATCGCTTTCGGGCATCACCTGCCGGAGCTCATCGTGCTCGCGCCGGGCGTGGAGAGCGACCGCGGGCGCGTGGTGCTGGAGGAGCTGGTGCAGCACCCCGAAGGCCACAAGGCGCGGGTGCTGCTCCTGAGTGAGGCCATCGAGGGCTTCAGCGCGCCGGTGGCGCCGCTGCCCCTGGACGGCCCGAGCTTCGTGACGCTGGTGGACACGTTGATCCGCGCGCCGGCGGAGGCGGATGGCTGGCGCGTGGTGGAGAACCGGACGCTGGGGGAGCCGGCGAAGGGGAGCGCCCCGGCGGACGAAGACTGGCATGTGACGGCGCCGCGCTCGGTGGGCGGGGACCCCGCGCTGGCGAACGCGCTGTTCGGGGACCTGGCGCCGCTGAACCAGACGGACTGGGAAGTGGCGGCGATGACGCGCGAGGAGCGCAGCGCGCACGCCGTGCACCAGCAGCGCGAGCGCAGCATGAACGCCGCGCTGGAGCAGGCGCACCTGGAAGTGGAGACGGAGGCCATCGCCTCCATCGACTCCGCGCTGTCGGTGGGCACGAAGTCGCAGTGGGCCGGAGCGGAGGGGGAGGGTGACTCCGGCGAGGCGTGGGGCGAGGAGGATCCGGACGCGAGCGTCGGCAGTGAGTGGGACGCGGAGCCGCCGAACGCGGAAGGGGCGGACGAGGGCCGTTCCTCGGAGGCGCGCACCACGTTGCGCTTCCCGTTCCCGAACGCCGAGGGCGAGAATGCGCCCGCCGAGGGGCGGCTCGCGTTCCGTGAGGAGCCGCTCACGCCGCCGGGACTGAAGCCGGTGAAGCCCGCGCCGAAGCTGGGGGACGAGGGGTTCTTCGACGTCGACTCGGACGAGGACGGCGGGGCGGCGAAGGCTGCGGAACCGGAGGGCTCGGAGCCGCTGGCGTGGAAGGAACTGGAGCCGGATCCGGAGCTGCGTGCGTCTCCGGGCGGCGTGGAGGATTCCGACGAGACGGACTTCGGTTCGGTCGCGGACGACGTGGCGGCGGAGGAGCGGGCCGCGGCTGTCGCGGCGAGTGCTCCGGAGGAGGACGCGCCCTCGGAGCCGACCGCGGAGGAGCTGGCGGCGGCGGGCCTGTCGAACTGGGATGTGCTGGAGGCGGACCTCAAGGCCTCCGCCGAGGCGCGCGAGCGGGACGAGGACTCCTCCTCGGACGACGCGAAGCCGGTGGGTTCGGACTGGTTCGATTCAGAGACCGTCGAGGAGGCGAAGGAGGAGGGTTCCAAGCCCCTCCAGTGGGCGGAGCCCGCGAGCCCGGCAGATGCGGCACCCCCGAATCCAGCCAGGGCGGAGTCGCGCGAGGGTGGGACGGCGGACAGCGCCGCGCCGAAAGTGAATCCCGAGAGGCCGCTGCGTGTCGCGGCCCGTGTCCCGTTGCGCTCGTCGGGAAAGAGCAGCGCGGGCGTCGTGGCGACCGTGGGCGTCTCGTCCGCGAGCCCGGGCGATACGACAGGCGGCACGTCCACGCGTCCGGGCAACGAGTCCGGAGTGGGAGCCGAGGGCCTGAGCGACCCGTCCGGAGCTGGAGCGGCGAGGGCCAGCGGCACCGACGCGCATCCGGGAGACAAGGCCGGAGCAGGAGATGCGGCGTCGTCGCCACCGCAGGTGCCAGGCGGCCTGCAGCGGGCGAACAAGACGCGCGCCCAGGAGCAGGAAACCCCTGCTCCAGCGCGCACGGACGCAGCCGAGTCATCATCGGACCTCGCCGCGGAGCTGGAATCGCTGCGTGAGGAGCTCGCGCTGGCCCACGCCGCCATCGAGGAGGCCGAGGCGCGAGCCGCGGACGCGGAAGCGCTGGCCGAATCGGAGCAGTCGCTCCGCGTCGAGCTGGAAGAGCGCATCGCGAGCGAAGAGCGAGCACGCGAAGACGCGCGGCTCGAAGCGGATGCCGAGGTCGAGGCCCGGAGCGCCGTGGAGGTGCGGGCCGAAGCGGAGGTCCACGCCCGCGCCCGCGCCGAGTCCCTGTTGAAGCAGGCCTCGGCGGCCAAGGAGGCCTCGGAAGTCCAGGCCGAATCGGCGACGGAGGCCCTCGCGGAGGTCGAGGCGCGGCTCGCCTCCGAGGCCGGAAGCCGCGTGGAGGCTGAAGCCCGCGCGGAGGCCGAGGCGCGTGACCGCCGTGAAGCCGAGGCCCTCGCGGAGATGGCCCGGCTCGAGATGGTCGAGCTCGAGAAGCGCCTCGCCACGGAGGTCCAGGCGCGCGAGGAGGCCGAGCTCCGGGCCCGCCAGGAAGCGCAGACGCGCGAGGAGGCCGAAGCCCGCGCCGAGCTGGAGCAGGCCGCGCGCACGGACGTGGAGGCGCGGCTCGAAGCCGAGATCGAGGCAAGACTCGCGGCCGAAGCCCGCGCGGAAGCGCGTCAGCGAGCACAAACCGACTCCGACACGGCGGAGAGCGAGGACGCCGCGCTCCGTGCGGACCTGGAGTCGCGGCGCGCCGAGGCGGAGGCCAGGGCCGAGGCCGAGGCGAAGGCCCGCACCGCCGCCGAAGCGAAGGTGAAGCACTCCGCGCAGGCGCTGTCCCTGGTGGAGGTGCGAGCCCACCAGTTGGCCCAGTCGCTGGCCGAGTCCGAAGCGAAGTCGAAGCAGTCCGCGCAGGCGCTGGCCCAGGCGGAGACGCGGGTGCAGCAGGCCACGCAGGCGTTGGCGCAAGCCGAGGCGAAGGCGAAGCAGTCCGTGCAGGCCTTGGCGCAGATGGAAGCCAGGGCGCAGCAGCTGGCGCAGGTGCTGCTTCAGGGCGAAGCCAAGGCAAAACAGTCCGCCCAGGCCGTGAGCCAGGCCGAGGAGGCCCGAGCCGCCGCGGAAGCCACCGCCGAACGGAACGCCGAAGCCCTGGCGCAGGCGGAAGCCCGGGCGACGAAGGCCGAGGAAGCCCTGGCCGAAGCCCAGGTCCGCGCGGAAGAGGCCGAAGCGGCGAGGCAGCAGAACGAGACGCGCTTCGCGGAGACCCTGAGCCAGGCCAACGCCCGGATGGAGCAGCTCAAGCAGGCCCGCCTGCGAGCCGAAGCCCAGGCCGCGCAGCCAGCCGAAGCCCTGCTCCAGGCGGAAGCCCGGGTGGAGCAGCTGACGCAGGCCCTGAAGCAGGCCGAAGCGCGAGCCACCGAAAACACCGAGCAACTCAAGCAGGCCCAGGCCGAAGCCGAGGCCCGCGCGGAGCAACTCCAGCAGCTCCAGGCCAACTCCGGGACCCGCGAGGGCCAGTTCACGCAGGTCCAGGCCGAAGCCCAGGCCCGCATCGAACAGCTCAAGCAGGCGCTCACCGAAGCGGAAGCGCGAGCGGAGCAGTTCACGCAGGAGCGCACGGAAGCGGAATCCCGCGCGGACCGGCTTGAGCAGGCACGCACCGAAGCCCAAGAGCGAATCGAGCAGCTCACCCAGGCGCGCACGGAAGCCGAAGCCCGCGCGGATCAGCTTGAGCAGGCACGCACCGAGGCCCAAGAGCGCATCGAGCAGCTCACGCAGGCACGAGCCGAAGCAGAGGCCCGTGCGGAGCAATCCCTCCAGGCGCGCACGGAAGTGGAAGCCCGCGCGGATCAACTCGCGCAAGCACACGCCGAAGCCGGGTCGCGCATCGAGCAGCTCACGCACGCACTCGCGGATGCCCAAGCGCGCATCGAGCAGCTCACGCAGGGGCGCGCCGAAGCCGAGTCGCGTGCGGAGCAGTCCACCCATGCGAGCACCGATGCCCAGGCGCGCATCGAGCAGCTCACGCAGGGGCGCGCCGAAGCCGAGGCGCGCATCAAGGAACTCACGCAGGCTCGCACGGAAGCCGAGTCGCGCGCGGAGCAGTCCACTCACGCGAGCACCGAGGCCCAGGCGCGCATTGAGCAGCTCACACAGGCGCTGACCCAGGCCCAGGCCCGGGCGGATCAACTCGCGCAGTCCCTCGCCCAGGCGGAGTCCCGCGCCGAGCAGTCCACGCACGACGCGGACGAGCTCGCCCGGACCCGCCTGGCCCAGGCCGAACAGGCCCGCGCCGAAGCGGAAGCCACCGCTGAACAGCAGCTCCAGGCCCGCACCGCCGCGGAAACCCGCGCCCTCCAGGCCGAGCAGAAGGCCGCCGAAGCCACCGCCAGGGCCACGTCCGAAGGCCGCCTGCGCACCGTGCTGGAAGTCCGCCTCGACTCCGAGGCCCGCGCGCGCCAGGACATCGAGGCCCGCCTCGAAACCGAGTCCCAGGCCCGCACCGCCGCGGAGTCCCGCCTCGCCGCCGAGACCCAGGCGCGCACCGAAGCCGAAGCCCGCGCCCGCTCCGAATCCACCGACCTCACGCAGGCCCGAGACACCCTGCAAGCACAGCTCGACCAGCTCCGCGAGGAGTTCGCCCGCGAGCGCGAGACCCGCACCCGGCTCGAAGCCGAAGCCGTCGAACAGCGCCTCCAGGCCGAACGCGAGCGCGCGGAGCTCGAAGCCCGCGCGCAGCGGGACGCGGAAGAAGCCGCGGCCCAGGCCCGCGCCACCATCATCCCGCTCGAATCGCCTGGCCGTCCGGAGATGGCGGTGGCCCGCAGCGGCAGCCTCACGCAGGAGGGCCTCGCGCGCCTCATCCTGCGGCTCTGCGACGCGCGCATGGAGGTGCGCCTGGAGCTCAAGGTGATGAACGCCTTGCGCGTCCTCTGGCTGCGCGATGGAACCCTCGTCGGCGCCGCGTCCTCCGCGCAGGGCGAGTCCCTCGTCGACCGCGCCCGCGCGGACGGCCTCATCGACGCGCGCCAGGAAGCCGAGCTGCGGCTCGTGCGCAGCGCCACCACCGGCACGCTGCTGGAAGCCCTGCGCGGGCGCGGCTACGTGCGCGAAGCCGAATCCGTCCCGCTGGTCCAGCGCTACACCGAACAGGTCTTCCTGGACGCGCTCTCGGAGCCCTCCACGCTCTACCGCCTGGTGCCAGAGCCCGCGCCCCATGAGGTCGCGCTCGCCGCCGCCACGCGCCCGCCGCTGCACCTGCTCGCGGAAGGGCTGCGCAACACGCTCACCGCCGAATCACTCCTGGACGCGGCGGGCTCCCTGCGCGCCCAGGTCTCCCGAGGCGACGCGCACATGCCCCCCGCGGACTTCGGCCTCTCCTCTCGCGAACTCCAACTCCTCCAGGCCGTGGACGGAGAACGCACGCTGGAGTCACTGCTCCTGGGCGCGGGCCTGCCGCAGGACGGCGCGCTCAAGACGCTCGCGGTGGCGCGGACGCTGGGCCTCATCGCGCTGCATCCGCCGTCGGAGGACGCGCACGGCGGCCTGCCGCCGGAACTGGACGTTCACCGCCTGGAGGCCAAGTTCGAGGAGATCCAGGACGCGGACTACTTCACCGTCTTGGGGCTCGCACGCTCGGCCGGCAGCGAGGAGGTCAAGCGGGCCTACGCACTGCTCGCCGCCGAGTTCCACCCGCTGCGCTTCGCCGGTCATCCGGACCCCGCGCTCCAGCACCGGGCGCAGCAGATCCGCGCGGTGTTGACGGAGGCCGCGCGGGCGTTGGGAGACGACCGCCTGCGGGGCGAGTACGCCCGTAATCTGCTCGACTGATGCCCGGTGGAACGGTTGCCCGTCGCGGTCCGGAGGGGTTAAGAATCCCCTCCATGGTTCGCGAGATTCTCATCTGGCCCGACCCCATCCTGAAGCAGAAGGCCAAGCCGGTGGCGAAGGTGGACGACAAGGTCCGCGCGCTCATCAAGGACATGTTCGAGACCATGTACGCTGCCGAGGGCGTCGGTCTCGCCGCCCCGCAGGTGGGCATCCTCCAGCGCATCATCGTCCTGGACACCCGGCCACAGCAGCCGGAGTCCAAGCCCCTGGCGATGATCAACCCGGAGTTCGTCGCGCTCGAAGGGGAGACGACCTACACGGAGGGCTGCCTCTCCATCCCCGGTGAAGCCGAGGACGTGGACCGCGCCGCCGTCGCCACCGTGCGCTACCTGGACGAAGAGGGCCAGGAGCAGACGCTGCGCTGTGACGGCCTGCTGGCCATCGCCGTGCAGCACGAGACGGACCACCTGGACGGCACCGTCTTCGTGGACCACGTCTCCACGCTCAAGCGCGAGTTCATCCGCAAGCGCATGAAGAAGCTCAAGGCCTCGCGCGACCAGGGCGCTCCGGCGTCCGCTTAAACCTTCGCGGTGGCGCGCACGCCCTTCTTCGGGCACTTCGCCGCCACCACGCAGGCGCCGCAATCGGGCGAGCGCGCGAAGCACGTGCGCCGCCCGTGCCACACCAGCAGCTGATGCCCCAGCGTCCACCGCTCGCGAGGCAGCAGCGCCTGCAGGTCCTTCTCCACCTTGTCCGGATCTTCGTGGGTGGTGAAGCCCAGCCGGTACGCCAGCCGCTTCACGTGCGTGTCCACGGGGAAGGCCGCGTCGCCGCCCAGGTGGATGCACACCACGCCCGCCGTCTTCAGCCCCACGCCGGGCAGCTCCGCCAGGGTGTCGCGCACCAGCGGCACCTGCCCGCCATGCTCCGCCACGAGCGCGCGCGCCGTGGCCACGATGTTCTTCGCCTTCGCGCGGTACAGCCCGCAGGTGCGGATGAAGGGCTCCACGTCGGTGGGCTCGACGCGCGCGTAGGCCTGGGCATCCGGGAAGCGGGCGAACAGGGCAGGGGTCACCAGGTTGACGCGCTTGTCGGTGCACTGCGCGGACAGGATGACGGCGACCAGCAGCTCCAGCGGCGTGCGGTAGTCCAGCTCGATGCGGGCGTCCGGCATGGCTGCTTCCAGACCGTCCAATACCGCCACCGCGCGCTGCCGCTTCTCACCCACTGTCTCTCGCCGGGCCACGCGGGCGTTGTATGTCACGGGGCGGCCCCGCCCAAGCGCCATGGCGGGGCAACCCATTTCACGCAGCGAGGAGAACCATGAAGCCCATCGACTTCCGCTCCGACACCGTGACGAAGCCCACGCCCGCCATGCGCAGGCTCATGGCCGACGCGGAGGTCGGCGACGACGTCTACGGCGAGGACCCCACGGTGCGCCGCCTGGAGGAGCGCGTGGCCGAGCGGCTCGGGCTGGAGGCCGCCGTCTTCGTCCCCTCCGGCACGCAGGCGAATCAGATCGCCATCGGCGCGTACTGCCGTCCCGGCGACGAAGTGCTCACGGAGGAGGGCAGCCACATCCTCCAGTACGAAGGCGGCGCGGTGCCCGCGCTGTGGGGCGCGCAGCCGGGGCCCCTGCCGGGCGAGCGCGGCCTCTTGAAGCCGGAGACCGTCGCGGCGGCGGTGCGCGAGGACAACATCCACAACCCGCGCACGCGCCTCTTGTCTCTGGAGAACACGCACAACCGGGGCGGCGGCACGGTGTGGCCGGTGGAGCGCTTCAATGCGGTGGTGGACGCGGGGCGCAAGGCCGGGCTCGCGGTGCACCTGGACGGCGCGCGTCTGTTCAACGCGGAGGTGGCTGCGGGCCAGCCCGCGTCCGCGTGGGCGTCGCTGACGGACTCGACGTCGGTGTGCTTCTCCAAGGGCCTGGGCGCGCCGGTGGGCTCGGCGCTCGCGGGCAAGAAGGACGTCATCCGCGAGGCGCGGCGGCTGCGCAAGCGGCTGGGCGGTGGCATGCGGCAGGCGGGCATCCTCGCGGCGGCGGCGCTGTACGCGCTGGAGCACCACGTGGAGCGCCTGGCCGAGGACCACGCCAACGCGCGCCGTCTGGCCGAAGGCCTGGCCCAGGTGCCGGGCGTGAAGGTGGACCTGTTCCGGGTGGAGACGAACATGGTGTTCGCGGACCTGGTGCGTCCGGCGGCGGAGGCCTCCGCGCTGCTGCTGAAGCAGGGCGTGCTCGCCAACCCCACCGGTCCGCACTCCATCCGCCTCGTGTGCCACCTGGACGTGTCCACCGCGGACATCGACGACGCCCTGGCGCGCATCCGCCAGGCCTTCGCCGGCTGACCCGCCGAGGCCTTCCAGAACCTGTCCGACAGTCGGACAGGTTTCAGCGGCCCGGC
The sequence above is drawn from the Corallococcus sp. NCRR genome and encodes:
- a CDS encoding glutathione S-transferase family protein, with the translated sequence MKLYGNPMSTCTRKVLTVLAEKGHQAEFINIDLMKHEQKTPEHIARQPFGVVPALELDDGFIMYESRAIARFLDRTLPGPSLTPVDPKAYALMEQFIGVEQSYFSGQAMKIVMERFRGTNNEENVAKGREGMKRPLEVLDAALANRPFLAGNDFTLAEVCFAPYMEYLFAMGEKDTIAPYKNVMAWWDRVSNRPSVKKAHGR
- the priA gene encoding replication restart helicase PriA, which codes for MEQEHFALGGFPRSQGATPARGSIPLRTRRTEVGREVSQRDPAGTVRPVVSATPAQLASVAVGRPVRGEFTYLVPEALAGNLAPGQRVLVPFGRGMALGFYLGPANAPVEGGVRLKPIQRVLEDSPSLPKDLIALLRFTAEHYRYPLGEVIRGALPPGLSTAVDEKEARPDIQFFVEALVTELPPALARAPAQAAVLQYLLAVGGRAPLDEVTHAIPGARETLKKLATRKFVKWVEVTLQPGVREGLVQNRPDRLTPEQALAVKELQGAVDVGGFQPYLLHGVTGSGKTEVYLRAVEHTLARGLGSLVLVPEIALTPQLVGRFRSRFGGDVAVLHSGLKDRERLFHWQALRKGTVKIAVGVRSAVFAPVEHLGLIVVDEEHDPSFKQDEKLRYQARDLAVVRGKQAGAVVVLGSATPSLETLQNTRSGRYKLIELKNRVDDRPMPSISLVDLRVERPREGQVTEEAPILSPQMLQAMEETVAKGQQVILFLNRRGHSTILLCEVCGLSLKCHDCDVCMTHHRSQNRVVCHYCGVAFPVPNACRECTGPLLKLGIGTERVEAEVLERMPHARVARLDRDSATSAEKLTELLASFARREIDVLVGTQMVAKGHDFPGVTLVCVVMADTSLAIPDFRAAERTFHLLTQVAGRAGRGKDPGRVLVQTYNPDAEPVRRMLAHDFDGFSKQELEWRKALAYPPFARMAAVRLEGEHPEQTAGVARFLGNLVGRHMPPASAGVRLLGPALAPIARIRGKTRWQLLLKAPTHAALAPLLARLEAALADVPNGVKVVIDVDPGAML
- the galU gene encoding UTP--glucose-1-phosphate uridylyltransferase GalU → MSSTDTKAAKLIRKCVIPAAGLGTRFLPATKAVPKEMLPIVDTPTLQYIVEEAVKAGMEDVVVINGRGKGAIEDHFDIAFELETTMRARGKTAEADRMRAIANLVRIISVRQKEPLGLGHAVLCAKSVIGDEPFGVLLGDDMIDSEDPGIGQLARIYQQHQKAVIALMEVPESETHMYGIAAGKDLGNGVIQIDHVVEKPKKGTAPSNLAVIGRYVLPPSIFPILEKQTTGVGGEIQLTDGLATLQKTEGLLGYKFQGQRYDAGDKVGYLKANIAYALKRPDLRGGLLEYLREVVKTEKP